GACCACGCACAGCATAGAGCAACACTGGAGCATTTGTGTATTCATCTGCAATACTCTCCAGAACATCCACAGCTAGAGGAGAGAAACCTCCTGAGTCATCAACGATGAATTGAAAACCCTGCCAAAACACAAAGACTCAAGTTTATTCATTAAAAAATTCATGTTGAACACCAACATTAAGAGGCTTATGCAAAAAAGGAGCGCTGAAAATTCATTTGAAACTGAAAATACTGGATACTACTTCTACCCTAGATGTTCAGAAGGCTAACAAAGATATACTTACCAAAGTCAGTATTAGCCTGTGCGGCGTTCAGTCTCTAAACAATTGTCCATGTAAACACAGCTTATGTAGTTTGGACAGTGAACACAATTGTCCATAACTAGAAAGACACTATTTATACATGATCAATAGAAAGTACACGTAGAGTATATTTGACAGCAAAAGATGGTTTGTATTGCAGATGAATAattaatacaacaacaacaaagtcttatcccactaagtggagtAATTAATGAAGACCAAAAAAGGAGAGTAATTTCACAAATATGTCAAGATCTTTAACACCATAACTTGAATGAAAATTTTAGAAGGACAACAAATTCACTCTTTGAATACTGTCAGCCCTTCCGACTTCAGTATCTACATATGTGAAATATGCATGTACAACAGAAAACGGGGTTGGTGTAGTAGCCGCTATACCAAAGTAGGCATCACACACTCCTTAGAAGCTCACTTAACTAGCACTAACCGACAGCTTTAGAGCGAAACTCAACCCCTCCACAAAACCAACTAAGCCAAGAAAAATGCAAATAGATCAAAGTAAAGGAgaatggtttgtacgacaaaaTATACCTGAATATGGTCGCACTCTTCTACGAAAAAGCGAAGCCTCTCACTAACCTCTTCTCCCTGTAAACCTGCTGATAAGGACTCTCTTCCAATCCCGTAATTGTCAAATTTCTGAGGATCTACCCACAATCCACTCAATTCATATAAACTCTGGGGATGATAGTGAACTTTTGAAAAGTCAGTCCAGTACTGGACCCCATTTTCTAAACTCTCCACTTTGTCACTGTCATGAATTTCTCCTCGACAACTCTTCCCCCCAGCATTGACACCATTTCCAAGAGTCAAAAGATTCACCTGCTCTTCCTCATACAAACTTTGTAAGAACAAATTCTTTTTATGAGGCTCGGCGACTTGAGTAGTAACATTACCACCCCTACACATTGGTCCAGGGGATAATAAATTCATATATACAACAATAAAGAGAGCATATATGGTAACACATTCAAATTCACAATTTTTTAAAGCCCCAATAAAAAAAGGGTCTGACCATGTGTAAATGTTTGATGATGCAGATGAACTCTCATCGTACAACGTGCCACGTGTACTCATAGACCCGAGGGAACCTGCAACAGGCAAAAAGAGTGAAAATTTACGACTTCCATACATTCtagggctcgtttggaagtgACTAAAGCGCTTATAGAGAAAATGCTTTTGGTTccgaaagcactttaagtgctttttccaGGATTCACTTGcttttttactaaggattggtttcgAAAACATTTTTACCAAAAGAGCTTTCAATCTTTTCAAAAGCACTCCAAACGAGCTCCTAGGCCACCAAATACACAAACCCAATTGAAGTTTTAAAAGTACCTTGAAGATCAACCGAAACGAGGCGGGGAGTGTAAGTCACAGTGCCCTGTTCATGTCAAAATTCACCAGTCTCGTAAAGAAAGTGAACCATAAGCACAACAATTGATTTAAACTGTCTAAATTGTATAAATTGAAAAACTACAAAATCTGCAAACCTGGTGCGTCTCACCAGAGCGGTAGAGCACGTCCATGTTCAAAGACTGATTCTTGAATACCGGGTCGGAGTTAGGGTCCTCCGCCAACCCAAGTAGTTCATCCTTCAAACATATATGAATATGCTAAGAAATTTGCAGAAAGAAACAGTTAATGGGTTTTTGAGTAAAGCTGTACAAGTACCTGGAAGTTCCAGAAATGGGAGCCCACGAAATTTGCAAAGCTTCCAACTTGGAGAGTGACGATTTCTCTCATGGTTCCGGAACTAGAGAGAAGGGGTCGGACCGGAGGGAGGGAAGGAATCTGGAGGCAATCCTCGGTGAGTCGGTTAGTAGGCCACGCCGCCACGCAGTTCTTAACTTGGACTATTTGGGAGCGTTTGTTGAACCGGATCTCGCACTGGATTAGCTGTAGGACTAAGCTGACTGATTTAGATTAgattaagctggactaacttagtaaACCGTTTGATGCAATGTCGGACTAAAAAGAAGGATAATAACAAactataatattttatattttttaattcatatctaataatattatattaattaattctatcttttcttttttttctaataATACTCTCCCTCTCTTTGTGGAAGCCTCCATCCTTTTCTTCCTCGTTCTCTCCGTCCCACACTCTCCTtccctttcctcttttttttttattaactgcCAAAAACAATTAAGAATAACAAGATTAACCGATGAGACTGAGAGACCTCCAAGTCTACAAAAGCAACGACAATTCCTCCACACCCACACAGAGTCGCAGACTCACACTGAAACCATCATATCCAAAACCGTGATCGCAGCTCCTTCCTGCAATGGATTTTGCACCGCATGATCTCGGAGGTTCGAATTGAAACGCGGTCGAGTTCGAGTCGAGCTCGGATCTTGGCGGagcagaaagagaagaaagcgaggagagaggaagaggggAAGGGGGAATTGGCGAGGGGGAATGATGGTGGCTCTCGGCGTTTGTGAAAACATAAGAGCAAAGGAAGAAGCCAATAACTCACAGAGGGGCTCGcagggaggaggaagaagcAGGTCTTAGCAAGTCCCATGGTTTGGGGAGTGCCTCGCTAAGAACCTTTAAGGAGGCCTTTAGTCCACACGAGTCCCCTTTAGTcccacttaacttagtcccagCACCTATCAAACATGGGActgtagtccagtccagtccagtctcTCCTAAAGAGGtgaaacaaacgccccctttaTGTACTGAATTAACTAGAATTAATTCTTGTAAATTAATCGGCCAACGACATTTTACACTTTGAGATGATTTTTAAATTGAGTAAGGAAGCATCAATTTTCTCACGATGTCtcctaaaattttgaaattatatcaatttgcattttttgtatatttattcattaaattgatgaGATTTTTAGGCTATATAGTGCAAATATAGCTTACATGTCAATCGAGTTACGAGCTACATGATTACCATGTTATCACTTTAATGaacatttaaataatttattagataaaatGTGTAAATGGATACAATTTCAAAACCTAGAaatatgagaaaattaaaatcttgtggcttctattaaaaatattcaaaatatgaaatgtGCCAAGTGTAGTTAGCCCTCCCGCGATTTAGGGCAAATCGTTTCAAAAAATCGGTCTGGAGCTAGGTAACTGCCTAGGCGGTCCTAGCTGGCTCCTAggcggtttttattttttaattttttttattaattgtgtgtttttttcttttttggtttcatggtggtatacttatggaaatggtgtacctaatttgcaaatgatggatttactacaagttcatccaatagTGAAACGAATTAGAGCACTTTTGAGGGGATACATATAAAGGAAAGAAATAAACTAGATACAATAAGGTTAAATAATTTAGTCTATATCCAATCCAATGCAAGGATCATGAACAAGAAGAATTTAGTCTATCATCCAAGAATCATCCTcattatgattatatgcttactgttttttaaatattgaactttttttatgtatatactttgtgtattcttctacttctatttttgcattttatcattcttttattatccatacaattaaagtatagtttttttaggtgtaaatagacacttatttacaagatatataataaatttacataaatccgcCTAGACCGCataggcgcccgcctagccgTCTATGCTAGACCCCcacccgccgcccgactagcgcatagtattttttagaaccttgcttagCACACTCTTCCactccttagtatagataatattatttgtttaaaaaaaaaagtagaaagtTAGGAGAGGAGGAGGGAAAAGGGAGAGGAAGGGGGTTAGGGTGCGCATTGAGTGGGTTAGTTGAGTTGGATTTCAACCCGTTAGCTAATCTAATAGATTTGGGTTGCtataattgaaacaaatttccACCCAAAAGAAGGGGCAAACCTAACTCACCCAAAGCACTCTAAGGCGAGTTATGTTGGGCAAGTTCTACGTGTTGGGATTATTGATATTCGCATTAGTTGGTTTTAATCGTGTTAATAATACTTACAACGCACTTATTAAACGAGCAATCGAGTTTTCACCCAAAGTAAAATGTTAAAATTTACAACTCAACCCAACTAAATTAGCATAGTTTGCTTGTATTATTATTTCGGTCTCGCTTTGTCCCTCCAAAACCCCTTACCGCTTGTGACTTGTAATCAGAAGTGCGTAGCTCTCAGTTGAACCTTCCAAAGGCCTCAATGCAAGGTCTAACATCAATTGAAAGAATTCATTGATTAGGAAGTAAAGTgcttaaaaattatatatatatagtgccAATCTAACACAAGTTAATAGCGACTAAGAATGAGTTATATGAAATATGTACATTGTCATAATTGTGGGACATTATGGGGACGGTATATTCGTTTCACAAAAAAATTTCACTAACAGGCCAACAAGAGATCCTTACAAGGGTGAGCAGACCTTGAAAATTCTCTATATCCTAACTCATCACCTAGGCAATACAGGGTGAGACCACGCTGCAGATTTTCTTTTCTAACCGAAACCAcctgacatttttttttctcatgctTTTCAAATCCATTTAACCCAAATTAAAATACTTCACTCAAATTTCTTCATCCTAACTTCCTTCCTGAATCCCTTCCATGCTACCTCATTAAGACCCGCCCACCAACAAGGAGACAACAACACCACACCAAACTTTTGTACCTCgtccaccaaaaaaaaaaaaaaaaaaaaaaaattctaaatctGCCACTATATCCGGTTTAACCATTATAATCGTAGCAAACATTAATATTAACTGAGAGACTACTATTAGCATGGCAGCATACACTCCAAAAAGGAAAATTGGAACATAttttatatagatatatatatatatattcagcaTGGTTTTTATCTGAAAAGTTTCCCCAAAATCAAACCATCTACATGACACTAACGCTGACGTAGAAGTTCATAGTTTGACACTGCAAGCATTTGTTTAACCACGGAAATCTCGATACAAGAACAATACCCCCTCTAAACATACTCGTAGATCGCTTCTTTGCTGGTTTAAAAATTGTTCTGTTATTTATGCTCCAAAAATTGGTTGGTTGAGACTTTATTAGTAGATTATTTGTTGGTATAAAACAGTGACAGTCCAAACATTTAGGCCAACCAAAATCTTAGGTCAGGATTGTGCTCCCATACAATCTAAAGAATCCATAAACCCgacaaataataaataaaaaccaaatcaaatagTTGACATTCAAgataattaaaatatgaaaatgtTTGGTACTAATTAATCATCTTCTGAAATTTTGGGAAAAAAATAATCGTTtgaaatatttaattttctaaGCATAAGATTATTGGAGGCTGACTCTCCTATCAACTCTTTTGAgagattcaataaaaaaaaaaaatttgcgatCTTGAAGGTGACTGCTTTGTCTTTACATGGTCCTAGCTGTAAGATGAGGATTATTAAGATGTTAATTTAAATGGATAACATTAACTAATGTAACCCATTAATTAGTCTGAGAGAAGAAATCGATTATATGATTAGTTAGGTCTCCAGATTTCATTTGACGCTGACTCTGAGGAATTGACGAATACCTAACCGTGTACATGACCAGAAACGAAGCTATTGCTTCAGCGAATACCATGCCGTTTTGTTTGGAGAGTAATCTGAGGCAATCCATTAAGATTGAAAATAATACATATAGTAGCATGACATTGGTTTTGCAACAGAGAAAATGCTAGGATCAATCGCTAACACGTGTCAATTACTTCTAACTGTGAATACATTTTGGCCTCCGCATGCATAATCGTCGGGAACAGTCGGTGGACGTGTGCCACTGACCCTAGGAATGCTCTTGCAGCGGAAAAtaaaagtagagagagagagagagagagagagagagagagagagagagagagagagaagttggCATGCTACTAAGAATTCAAGGACAATGCAGGTGCAAAGGTTAACTGGCAAATGGACAAGATTTTTAGGATTCAGTTCAGTTGGACAAAATTTTGATGTCAGAGCTTGATGACAAGCATTAACACAAGAAGCAAGGCAAGCCCTCTATTTTGGGCATGGAAAGGGGAATTGCCTGCAGGTACACCTATTCTCCATTCAGGATGGACTCAGGTTTTCATGTCGAATCCTACGATGAAAGGGTTCGATCTCTTCCAAGTCCGGAACTGTCATATCTGCAACCGCAATGTATTTCCGAAGGAAAACAGTATGTAGCAGATTTCTTCTAGTCCATAGATCTCAATTTGAACCTTCAGTTCATGTATTAGAGCATAATTAAGCTAATACAACAGAACTAAGGCATAGAAACACATCAAACTGAATAACGTCATGTTGGGAAACATTAACATGTTACTTCCTACATCAATCAAGGGCACATTACATAATAATAAACCTATATAAAAGAACCAGAGGAAGAAACTTGCTCTACAATGGCAAATTCTCCGCTTATTACTACTATACGCTCATAATTCCCAAATCCAGAGACTTTGATTTTTCCCCATGGATATTTGTATCTGCAAAACTCATGCGGGATGATGATTTGATGAGACTCTATACATCTCCAGCtccttggtggtggtggtggtggttgtgaTTCCCACTTTTTCAACTCTGTCCATCCGATTTCTCATCCTCTTCACCTTCCCTGCTGTCGCCCGACTCGCCTCCAGTTGTGGATCGGCCTTTGGCAAACCCTCCTGCGAGGAGAGGACCCTGTGGAGAACCAGACTGCGCGTTGTTTGCCTTAGTATGCTCTCCACTGTGATCCAAGGGCACGAGTAAGTCATTGCCTTGGCCAGCAGCCGAAGAAGGCGGGAGCTTTCGGATGTGAAGGCGGTATTTCTGCACAGAAATCAGAAAAAAATATGAGCAAACAATCATCCAGTACagtcagaaaaagaaaattgtgaTTACAGATAAGAGAAACTTAAGTAATTAACGAACCTGCAAGTGGCTTTTAACTTCATCATTGGTGAGACCCTCCACCTGCATAAGTTCTCTTATCTGCTTAGGAGTGGCTACTACAAAAAACAGATTAGACAAATTAGAAACAAGCACATAAAATCTAAACATAGAGGAGCATTCAATTCGAATAATTCGAAAAAAAAGGACTAAATTCAAGTAGTTTGGCAGCATAAAGATCAAACATTTTCTCCGAAAACCAACAATAAATCTTGAAACTCGTCAAATTTTCCAATTCTTAGTCCGAGAATTAAtgtcaatttttttcaattagcacaattaaaattttttcGGGTCATAAAGCTCCAACCTTGTGTTCCTCCAAGCTGCTGAAGGGCATCAACAAAGCGGCGATGGAGCTCCGCCGACCAGCACCGCCTTTGTTTCCTTAAGGGTTGCTGCTGCTGTTGGGGTTTGTTCTGTAATTTCAATTGTCCTGCCATACCAGAACCCGAACCGCCACCTCTGCAGCCATGGTTGGTCTTAGAGTTTGCATTTGCAGAACCAGCCAGTGCTTCAGACATCAATGGAGTCATAAGACAAAGGTTTGGAACCACGGTAACCTCCTTGTCTCCCTTCAAACGTGGGTTTGCAAAACCAGACAACTCATTCTGACCCTTGAATGCCAGTAATGCCCCTCCCACTCCTTTCTTATTACTCAGCTCAATTGGGTTCTCCGCCGCCGACCGATCATCTTCCTCATTCCCCtgtaaaataaaaatccaagaaaatatgaaatttcagAAAACCCCCAATAAAGTTTCAGTCTTATAAAAAGGCGGGGGGGGGGAATTTAGAAATTAACCGGTTTAAGTTCAGAGTCGTGTTTGGTGTAATCAAAAACATTGATGCTTGTGCTCCATAGCTGCGCAGAGCTCATCCAGTTCTTCTTGTCAATATTTTCCTTTCCCGAAACTGCCCCTCCGTCCTCCTCAGAATTGCCCTTCCACGGTATGAACTCCGCCATCACCGGCCGCTCTTCCATTCGCCTCCACCGCATTCCTTCCTCCTTCAACCGCTCAATCACTGCATACCCATCAAACCAAATCAAAAACCCATCTCAAAAATATGATCAAAAACCAAATCCTaaagagagagtttagagagcaAGAGTCTAGAGAGAGAACAAAAACCCACCATCCCTCAGGAGAAGCATGCAGAGAGGAAGCTCCCGCTTGAAAACTTCAATCTTTCTGAGTTCGTCTTCCAGTCTCTTCACGTTCCCATCGAGCTCTGAAGACCTCTGAGAGCCGTCTTTAATGGCGGAGAGCTGAGCGAGAAAGTCGGTGATTGTTTTCGGGACGAACAGATGACTGGAGTCCAA
Above is a window of Malus sylvestris chromosome 15, drMalSylv7.2, whole genome shotgun sequence DNA encoding:
- the LOC126606013 gene encoding transcription factor HHO5-like isoform X1, translated to MELLSLDSSHLFVPKTITDFLAQLSAIKDGSQRSSELDGNVKRLEDELRKIEVFKRELPLCMLLLRDVIERLKEEGMRWRRMEERPVMAEFIPWKGNSEEDGGAVSGKENIDKKNWMSSAQLWSTSINVFDYTKHDSELKPGNEEDDRSAAENPIELSNKKGVGGALLAFKGQNELSGFANPRLKGDKEVTVVPNLCLMTPLMSEALAGSANANSKTNHGCRGGGSGSGMAGQLKLQNKPQQQQQPLRKQRRCWSAELHRRFVDALQQLGGTQVATPKQIRELMQVEGLTNDEVKSHLQKYRLHIRKLPPSSAAGQGNDLLVPLDHSGEHTKANNAQSGSPQGPLLAGGFAKGRSTTGGESGDSREGEEDEKSDGQS
- the LOC126606013 gene encoding transcription factor HHO5-like isoform X2 codes for the protein MELLSLDSSHLFVPKTITDFLAQLSAIKDGSQRSSELDGNVKRLEDELRKIEVFKRELPLCMLLLRDVIERLKEEGMRWRRMEERPVMAEFIPWKGNSEEDGGAVSGKENIDKKNWMSSAQLWSTSINVFDYTKHDSELKPGNEEDDRSAAENPIELSNKKGVGGALLAFKGQNELSGFANPRLKGDKEVTVVPNLCLMTPLMSEALAGSANANSKTNHGCRGGGSGSGMAGQLKLQNKPQQQQQPLRKQRRCWSAELHRRFVDALQQLGGTQATPKQIRELMQVEGLTNDEVKSHLQKYRLHIRKLPPSSAAGQGNDLLVPLDHSGEHTKANNAQSGSPQGPLLAGGFAKGRSTTGGESGDSREGEEDEKSDGQS